ACCGGTTCTGGCCGTTGCGCGCCAGCCAGTCCAGGTACTCCCTGATATCCTCAAAAGAGTTGGGGATGGTCGGATCGTGCAACTGCTCGGTCAGCTCGATCGGGTGCAGGGTGTGCAGATGGAAGCCGCGGGAGGGAAACTCCGGTTGTCCGTAAAAGGTGAAGGATGAGGGTAGGGGCCAGGAGCTATGGACAGGTATGAGAGTCTGCCGGGGATGGATGAAGCTGATCCCCAGTTTTTCCTGCAGTAGCCCGTACAGCCCGTTGGCAACGGCAACAGGTGACGCTGCTGTCAACTGGAGGATAGTTGTTGCTCCTCTTCGGTTGGATGTCCACCTGAATGACTCATCCCTGCCGGCATCATACGCCGCTTGGCCAGGGGCTTTAGCGTTGGCCGGCACAGATGGAACAACCAGTCTGATATCGGCTCCCTGAGCATTGCAATTGACGATTGCTGCGGGGAATGCCTTCCTGAGAAGGTTCACGGTATCCGTTACCGCCAATCGGCAGGCCGGCTGACTGAGGAGTGATGCCGGAGCAGCGACGGAAATGTGTATGGTCTTGGCTGAAGCGGGCGCGGCCTGAATCAGGAGCAGCCAGAAAAGCCAGAAGAAGATGCGGATCGTTATCAGCAGCCTGCCAGGAGATGATTCAGGCAACATCCCGGGATTTATGAACAGATGATGCCCCATAGTTTCCGTCACGAAGATCTTTGTTAGCCTTAACTATCACGGCAGCATGACTGTAGCACTGCAGTTGGCAAACAATCTTGTGACGACATGCAGGGGTGTTTTTTAACTGTTGCCGGAAGGATCGGGCTGTAATTGGCCATTGCGGAGTTGGGCATCTTCCCAGTCGATCCAGGCAACCTGGTGCAGAGCCACATACCGGTCAACGGCCTGGCCGATGGTTGGGAAAAAGTGTTCGGTACCGATTCTGACAAACAGGCCGTAGGTTTTCAACCGGTCTTTAACCGGGCCTTTCATCTGGGCGAAGCAGAGCTGAATTCCGGCCTGCTGCAGCTCGCCGTCCAGTTCGGTCAGCATGTCGGCTGAAGTGATGTCCACATCGGTGACCGGTTCTGCCGCAACCACAATCCATACCGTTTTTGTCGGTGCTGCCGAGACCGCCCGCAAGATATGCTCGCGGAACATCTCGGCATTGGCAAAAAACAGCGGGGCGTCCCACCGGAAAAGGATCAGGCCGGGGATCCGTTTCCCTTCCGGGTGACGGGTGATGTCGTGGTATCCCTTCATGCCGTCAACCCGGCCGAGGATGGCATGGTAAGGACGCCAGGCCCGCCAGATAAAGACCAGCAGGGACAGGCCGATTGCTATGAAGATCCCCTGGATTACCCCCAGCAGGGCAACTCCCAGGAAGCAGACATTCGACAGGATGAATTCACCACGCCGCAATTGATACAGGCGCCTGACTCCGGCAATCTCCATGATCGTCCAGCTGGCGGAAATAACCACCGCCCCGAGGGCGGCAGTCGGCACATGACGCATCAGTTCCGGGGCAACCATCAGGAGCAGGGCGATACAGACCGCGCCGATCATGCAGGTGACCTGGGTTCGGGCACCGGCCGCTTCGGCTACCGGGGTCCGGGAGGCGCTGCTGCTCACGGAGAATCCCTGAAACAAGCCGGTGGCAACATTGGCGAGACCGAGGGCGATCAGTTCCTGATTGTCGTCCACGTAGTAACTGCCGCGCAGGGCATAGATCCTTGACAGAACGCTCATGTCGGCGATGGAGACCATGGCTATGGCCACGGCGCCGGTACCGAGGGTGTAAAATTCATCGAGGGTGAGGCGGGGGATATGCAGCGTCGGCAATCCTTGCGGGAGCGTCCCGACTACGGCGATTTGCGCTTGCCCTAAAAGATCGAACAGGGCGACCGCCAGCGAGGCGCCGGCCACGGCAAAGAGCACCCCCGGCCAGCGTGGCGCCCAGCGCTTGCAGCCCATGATCACCATCAGGCAGGTAAAGCCGATAACAGCCGCGATCAAGTTGGTCTTGCCGTTCCAAATCCCATGAATCAGGCCGGTTACGGTTTGAAGGATGCTGCCGCTGGTCACGGAAAAGCCGAGGACTTTCGGGAGCTGTCCGATCAGCAGGGTGAGGGCGATTCCGTTGAGATAGCCGTGGCGGATCGGCTTGGAGAGCAGGTCGGTAACGAAACCGAAGCGGCCTAGGCCTGCCAGGATGCAGATCGCTCCTGAGAGAATGGCCAGGACCGCAGCCAGTGAGGCGGCACGGATTGCATCGTCTCCGGCGAGCGGCAGGACAGTAGCCGCAATGAGAGCGGTTAGGGCCGAGTCGGGACCGATGACCAGGATGCGGCTTGGGCCGAACAGGGCGTAGACCAGAAGCGGGACGATGGTGGCATAAAGACCGTAAATAGCCGGAAGGCCGGTTGCTTCGGCATACCCCATGCCGACCGGCGCCAGCAGCGCCGTAAGGACCAGTCCGGCAAAAAGATCCTGGGTAAACAGGGAGCGGTTGTAGTGTTTGAGCAGCGCTAGGCCGGGGAGCCAGCGGCGGATGCCGCGGACCCGTTCGTGCCGGGGGAATAGCGGCCCTTCTTGGAGATGGGAGCCGTTCAAAACCATGGCCCTCCAACCTGGTGCTCGGCAGAGGCGGTCACTTCCGCTTCCGGTCCAGCGCCGCTTCTATCCTGGCGCAGAGGGTCTTGAGAACTTTAATCCTGGCATAATTCTTATCGTTAGCCTCGACCAGGGTCCATGGAGCAATCTCGGTGCTGGTGCGGTCGATCATGTCGCAGACCGCCAGTTCGTAGTCGTCCCATTTTTCGCGATTGCGCCAGTCCTCGTCGGTGATCTTGAACCGCTTGAAACTGATCTTCTCCCGTTCCTTGAAGCGCCTCAGCTGCTCTTTCCGGTCTATTGCCAACCAGAACTTAACCACTACGGTATTATGGCGCACCAGCTGTTCCTCGAAGTCATTGATCTCACCGTAGGCCCGCATCCAGTCAGCATGGGAACAGTATCCTTCTACCCGTTCCACCAGCACCCGGCCGTACCATGAACGGTCGAAGAGGGCAAATCTTCCGGCATGGGGGAGATGGCGCCAGAACCGCCAGAGATAAGGTTGCAGCTGCTCTTCTTCGGTGGGTGCCGCGATTGGTATTACTCGAAAGTGACGGGCATCCAGGGCCTGGGTTATGCGGCGGATGGCGCCACCTTTGCCGGCTGCGTCGTAACCTTCAAAAACAACGATCACGGAAAGCTTGTGGAATCTTTTGTGGCGAGACAACAGGTTTAGTTTTCCCTGCCATTGTTCGAGCTCGGTTTCGTACTCTTTTTTTGCCAGCCGCTTCGTGAGATCGACGGTATGCAGGACCCGCACCCCATCAATGGCCAGGGTAATTGGGGGGAACGGCTCTTCCTTGAGCGGTGGTTCGTGGTTGTCGAGCCGTCGGCGCAGAGCTTGGTGGATTGCGGTACCGATGGTGAGATAGCGATAGCGGGGATCATTCCCTTCAACAATTAACCAGGGTGATTCGGCGCTGCTGGTGGCGCGGAGCATCCGTTCCGAGACCTGGTGGAAACGGTCGTAGAGCTTGTAATGCTTCCAGTCGGTGTCTGTTACCCGCCACCGGGTGCCGGGATCCTTTTCCAGGGAGTTGAGCCGTTTTTTCTGCTGGTCTTTGGAAAGGTGCAGCCAGAATTTGAGGATCAGCGCACCTTCGTCACAAAGCATTTTTTCGAAGCGGATTATCCGTTCCAGGCGTTGATCAAGTTCGGCGTTGGAAATGTTGCCATAGACGTTCTCGATCAGCGGGGCCGAATACCAGGTACCGAGAAAAATGCCGATCTTGCCACGCGGGGGGAGTGATCGCCAGTAACGCCACATGGGCGGTCGCTCCAGCTCTTCATCTGTAAGATTCCGTAGCGCATGGGTCTCAATATGCCGGGGGTCCATCCATTCGTTGAGGATGTTGACCGTCTCACCCTTCCCGGCGCAATCGACCCCGCCGATCAGGATGATGACCGGGAATTTCCGCGATTGCAGCAGGTCTGTCTGTGCATCCAGCAGGGCCTCCCGCAGGATCGGCACTTCGCGCTTATAGCGAGTCTTATCGATCTTGTGGCCCAACTCCGCCGACTCGAACATTGGCAGCTCCTGTTAAGACTTCTCACCTGCTTTGATCTGCTGAAAAGTCTATCACAGAAACCTGCCGGGTCTAATCCGGTTGCCTGCAGGGCTGCTATTATCTATGTCTGCGCGAGCGGAACTTTTTCAATAAAACCAGGGCCTCCTGTTCGGGACCGTTCACCCAGAAACCACACATGAAGCAGCAGATACCTTGGGCATTGCCTCGTTCAATAAGTGTCCGTTCATGGTAGTGCAATCCTACCTTGGATTTGCATTTAGGGCATTTCATAACGGTAATTCCTTTCGTATGGCTTTAAGCGTCTGCTTCTCTGGATGCCGCGTATGTTGCACGAAAGCCCGCACGTCAGCAGGCATGATGCTCACAGTGCGGGCTTTCTGGTGCCGGGTTGGCCAGCAAAGTACGCCGCGCGTACCAATATTCAAACAATGACGCTTATTTTTTGTTACTGGAGTGCTCCTCGTTGGCACGTTGCACGACCTGCGCGGTGATATCGGCATCCTTGCCGAAATAGAAGAGTCCAACACTGCGATCGAGGATCGCCGTATAATTACCTTCGTCGCCCACTTTTGCCATTATTGACCCAAGACGGCTGGTAATCCGCTTGAGATGGTCTGCCTCAAGCAGTTTGATCTCTTCCTGGGCCTCACGCTGCCGGTTCTGGAAATCACGGCTCTTCTTCTGAAGCTGTATTTCCCGCTCGGCCCGTTCATCCGCAGTGAGTTTGGCAGCGTCCTTTTCAGCTTCAGCCTTGGTCTTTTCAAAATCAGATAACAGGGCTTTCAATTCAGCATTGTACTTTTCAGTCTTCTTGAGCAGGTCGGCCCTGGCTTCGATCCCGGCAGAACACTCTGAAACGGCTCGCTGCAGGTCAACAACACCGATTTTAGGCGTTGACGCCGCCATGGCAGGAGCCGCACAGGCCAGCATGAGGAGGGTGGCGGTTATGATGCGTTTCATCTATGAATCTCCTTGGCTCTTAGCTGGTTAGATTGCGCAGCAGTATTCTTCCGGATCAAGGTCTGCCATTGCTGATTCCGGCTGCGGGAGTAGATCATGGACTTGCTTGACAGTCACGATGGCAGACAGGATCAGACCTTCAGTCGGATGATCTGAGCAGGCGGAAAATGCCTGTTGCAAGTCGTTTATGATGGTGTGGGTCAGGGTGTGCATGTTTGAATGATTTTGCATGGTTAAGTTCTCCTTCAGGTTGTCCAGCGCTAATCGTATTTTGTACCGGAATGCATAACGTTTTATTATTGTTAATTGATAACAGACAAATATTGCGAAAGTATTGCGGGAGTGAAAAGAGTTTGCAAATTCCCGGCATAATGGCGCCTCCGGAATCTTTAAACAGTGATGCCGCTCAATGGCTACTGTTGACAGTTATCGCAGTTCCCTGATATTTTTGCGTAAATATTGCCCTGCCGTAATACAACGGTAACGTGAGAATGGTAGGTCTTGGCTGTCTGAATACTTATCAAACAGGAGAAGCACTTTGAACGAGCACTACACGACACTCTACTATGACACCGACAAGATCATTCAAACCCTGCAGCGCGCCTATCACGATTGTCCCCACAGCCCCACGGAAGACCTGATCCTTTCGGCCCTGCAGGCAGTCAGAAAGCTGCAGCAGGACATCCAGGACGCCGGCAGCATCTGATCCGTTTCTTGGGAGATTTTGATATAGCGTCCATAACTGAGCGTGATTGTCTGTTGAATAACAGGAAAAACCTACCTGAGATGATTCAAGACGTTGGCTTCTATAATAGTTACGGGGTGATTTTCAGTTGCCTGATACTCTGTCCGCTCCGTTTCGCATAGCAGCAAGATAATCGTGTACTTTATTGCGCAGCGCGGCAATGTCTCCTTTGCAGATATAGCCCTGTACTTCGTTTGTTGCTACCAAAGTCCGCAAGGTATCTTCATCATTGGATGAGTAGAAGAAGATGGCGGTGTTCATTTCCCGGCAGAGCGGTTTTACTATTTCAGCGAGTTTCGCCCCGGAAAGCGCCGGCATGTTCACATCCAGCAACAGCAGATCTGGCCTGACATGCTTCAGCTGAGTGGTGGCGCCGAAGGAGCCCTGGTGGGTGACTACCTCAATCTGGTCACTGCTGAGAAGGCCCTTGGCGGTATAGAGGTGAATTTCATCATCATCGATAATCATCACGGTTTGCTTATGCTGCATGGCTGTGGATTCCTTGTTGGTCGATCTGTTTCAATGGTAAAGACAGGCTGAAAACCGAGCCTTTATTGTAGGTGCTGCTGACGGAAATGGACCCGCCGAGGAGTTTTGCGAGATTTTTGCTGATGGTCAAGCCCAGCCCGGTGCCTTCATGGGTCTTGGTTGAGGCGTCTTCGACCTGGGCGAAGGCACTGAAGATAAGGTTGATATCTTCTTCCTTGATGCCGATGCCGGTGTCGCGGACCTCTATCACCAGCTGGTCTTCGTGGATCAGCATACCGATTGCAATGGAGCCCTGATCGGTAAATTT
The DNA window shown above is from Geoanaerobacter pelophilus and carries:
- a CDS encoding SulP family inorganic anion transporter, whose amino-acid sequence is MVLNGSHLQEGPLFPRHERVRGIRRWLPGLALLKHYNRSLFTQDLFAGLVLTALLAPVGMGYAEATGLPAIYGLYATIVPLLVYALFGPSRILVIGPDSALTALIAATVLPLAGDDAIRAASLAAVLAILSGAICILAGLGRFGFVTDLLSKPIRHGYLNGIALTLLIGQLPKVLGFSVTSGSILQTVTGLIHGIWNGKTNLIAAVIGFTCLMVIMGCKRWAPRWPGVLFAVAGASLAVALFDLLGQAQIAVVGTLPQGLPTLHIPRLTLDEFYTLGTGAVAIAMVSIADMSVLSRIYALRGSYYVDDNQELIALGLANVATGLFQGFSVSSSASRTPVAEAAGARTQVTCMIGAVCIALLLMVAPELMRHVPTAALGAVVISASWTIMEIAGVRRLYQLRRGEFILSNVCFLGVALLGVIQGIFIAIGLSLLVFIWRAWRPYHAILGRVDGMKGYHDITRHPEGKRIPGLILFRWDAPLFFANAEMFREHILRAVSAAPTKTVWIVVAAEPVTDVDITSADMLTELDGELQQAGIQLCFAQMKGPVKDRLKTYGLFVRIGTEHFFPTIGQAVDRYVALHQVAWIDWEDAQLRNGQLQPDPSGNS
- the pap gene encoding polyphosphate:AMP phosphotransferase → MFESAELGHKIDKTRYKREVPILREALLDAQTDLLQSRKFPVIILIGGVDCAGKGETVNILNEWMDPRHIETHALRNLTDEELERPPMWRYWRSLPPRGKIGIFLGTWYSAPLIENVYGNISNAELDQRLERIIRFEKMLCDEGALILKFWLHLSKDQQKKRLNSLEKDPGTRWRVTDTDWKHYKLYDRFHQVSERMLRATSSAESPWLIVEGNDPRYRYLTIGTAIHQALRRRLDNHEPPLKEEPFPPITLAIDGVRVLHTVDLTKRLAKKEYETELEQWQGKLNLLSRHKRFHKLSVIVVFEGYDAAGKGGAIRRITQALDARHFRVIPIAAPTEEEQLQPYLWRFWRHLPHAGRFALFDRSWYGRVLVERVEGYCSHADWMRAYGEINDFEEQLVRHNTVVVKFWLAIDRKEQLRRFKEREKISFKRFKITDEDWRNREKWDDYELAVCDMIDRTSTEIAPWTLVEANDKNYARIKVLKTLCARIEAALDRKRK
- a CDS encoding OmpH family outer membrane protein codes for the protein MKRIITATLLMLACAAPAMAASTPKIGVVDLQRAVSECSAGIEARADLLKKTEKYNAELKALLSDFEKTKAEAEKDAAKLTADERAEREIQLQKKSRDFQNRQREAQEEIKLLEADHLKRITSRLGSIMAKVGDEGNYTAILDRSVGLFYFGKDADITAQVVQRANEEHSSNKK
- a CDS encoding response regulator, translating into MQHKQTVMIIDDDEIHLYTAKGLLSSDQIEVVTHQGSFGATTQLKHVRPDLLLLDVNMPALSGAKLAEIVKPLCREMNTAIFFYSSNDEDTLRTLVATNEVQGYICKGDIAALRNKVHDYLAAMRNGADRVSGN